One Chiloscyllium plagiosum isolate BGI_BamShark_2017 chromosome 12, ASM401019v2, whole genome shotgun sequence DNA window includes the following coding sequences:
- the LOC122555371 gene encoding uncharacterized protein C21orf62-like gives MKVTGSEQDQVVFSFGLWFCICVALVRSSNHTLIFQKESNFRNCSCFSSIPDCGFALANIACNCKTVSSQEIDKSSPTFSYGSELVVWVSDTATVGLLLNYSSVPNLRLSLCSPNAVLTEYLVIFGLKKLWVANPKANAYPLQNITIYSTGGTAVKSSLQNGTGFSFYISFLNMALLNGDSKLKAYSVPNVTNIAEYFPDLHYDATSLPSDANSSFVTFIYV, from the coding sequence ATGAAGGTGACTGGTTCTGAGCAAGACCAGGTGGTATTTTCTTTTGGATTGTGGTTCTGTATCTGTGTGGCTTTGGTGAGAAGCAGTAACCACACACTCATCTTTCAAAAAGAAAGCAACTTCCGCAATTGCAGCTGCTTCTCCAGCATACCAGACTGTGGGTTTGCTCTTGCCAACATCGCATGCAACTGTAAGACTGTCTCGTCTCAAGAAATTGATAAATCCAGCCCAACCTTCAGCTATGGCAGTGAATTAGTTGTGTGGGTGTCAGATACAGCTACAGTGGGGCTATTGCTGAACTACTCATCAGTTCCAAACCTCAGGCTGTCTTTGTGCAGTCCTAATGCCGTACTTACTGAATATCTTGTTATCTTTGGCCTGAAAAAGCTATGGGTGGCAAATCCTAAGGCAAATGCCTATCCGCTGCAAAATATAACGATATACAGCACGGGTGGCACAGCTGTCAAGTCATCCTTGCAGAATGGCACAGGATtctcattttatatttcattcttaAACATGGCTCTGTTAAATGGAGATTCTAAGTTAAAAGCGTACTCCGTGCCTAATGTCACAAACATTGCAGAATATTTTCCAGATCTTCATTATGACGCCACTTCTCTGCCTTCGGACGCTAACAGTTCTTTTGTTACTTTCATCTACGTTTAG